TTCTATATGCTCTTTTAGATATTTAATGCGGTAATCGTCATTAATTGTTCCATCATCTTCTAGTTTATCGCGATGTCCTAAACCATTTTCTAAAATCAATATAGGCATTTGATATCTATGATAGAAATCTATCAAAAAATGTTTGAATCCATATGGATCAATGTTCCATCCCCATTCTGTCTGTTCACAATATGGATTTGTGCCTTTTATGTTTGACATGGATATTATTTGTTCATCATTATTTGATTTTATTACGCTGCTCATGTAGTAAGTAATTGATAAGAAATCTGGCTCTGCAGCACCTATTATATTCAGATCTCCATCAAAAATAACATCTGATAAATCATATTCGGAAAAGTATTTTAGGTAATACTTTGAGTACTTTTTACGAGCTAATATATCCGCATATCCATAGCCGAATATATATGCAAATTGATCAGCTGCTTCAACATCTTTAGGATTGCAACTAAATGGATATACACATGTATTGCATATATTGCCACCTGTTTTTGCTTCTGGGTCAATTTTATGAACTAATTGTGTAGCTTGTGCATAAGCTAGATTCATATTATGCTGTAGTTGAAATAGTTCTTTCTTGTTCTTTGTTTTATAACCAGTTATATATTCATCATCGAAAATTACACAATTTTGTTCATTGAACGGTACCCAGTATTTTACGCGACCTTTAAACCTAGTAACAACTGTTTCAACATAATGCAGGTAGTCTTTTACGCATTCTCGAGAAATCCAGCCGTTGTATTTTTTTAAAAGGTTGTATGGCAAGTCATAAGCGTATAAGGTTACTACTGGTTGAATATTGTACTTCTCAAGCTCTTTTAACATTGTATCATAAAAAGCTAAACCATCTTCGTTTGGCTCTAAATCATCGCCATTGGGAAAGATTCTTGACCATGACATCGTAAATCGATAAATTTTGAAGCCCATTTCACCTAAATATCCAATGTCTTCTTTTAAATGATGATAATGATCTGAAGCTATTTTAAAATCTTCAAAGTTTGATTCTTTCGGCATATTGGGTATTTCCCTTACGTCTGCAATAGAAAGTCCTTTACCTCCTTCATTCCAACCTCCCTCAAACTGCTGCGCATTCGTAGAACTTCCCCATAAAAATCTTTTTGGAAAACCTTTATTCTTCATCTATATTCCCCTCTCATATTTCTCGTTTAATTATCTGTTATTTCCTGCCATTCTCTTCCATGTATAGCGTCTACCTCTTATTGTCAAAGATAATTGATAAAGATTTTCTGGCACGACAACACCAGGGTAACCTGCATCACCAATGGCATGTATATCTGCACCTGTCTCTTTCATCATCAATGCTATTTGCCTTATTGTGTCTACATCTGCTCCTTCCACAGAGCTATCAAGAAATACCATAGCTAATGTACCTGGTTTGTATGAATGAGTAAATTCTACACATTCTCTAATCATGTCTGTTGAAATTCCATGGCGAGATCCCGGAGCTGGAAGTGTAATAACGTCTGCACCTACATCAATTAAGTCTTTAATTACTTCTTTTGCAAGCCTTTTTGCAAGAGGATCTCCCAAAACTTTTTCAACTGTACCATCTTCCCACTTTCCAGCAAAAATAAGAGCTTTATCTCCTACTATG
The nucleotide sequence above comes from Thermoanaerobacterium sp. PSU-2. Encoded proteins:
- a CDS encoding glycoside hydrolase family 1 protein; amino-acid sequence: MKNKGFPKRFLWGSSTNAQQFEGGWNEGGKGLSIADVREIPNMPKESNFEDFKIASDHYHHLKEDIGYLGEMGFKIYRFTMSWSRIFPNGDDLEPNEDGLAFYDTMLKELEKYNIQPVVTLYAYDLPYNLLKKYNGWISRECVKDYLHYVETVVTRFKGRVKYWVPFNEQNCVIFDDEYITGYKTKNKKELFQLQHNMNLAYAQATQLVHKIDPEAKTGGNICNTCVYPFSCNPKDVEAADQFAYIFGYGYADILARKKYSKYYLKYFSEYDLSDVIFDGDLNIIGAAEPDFLSITYYMSSVIKSNNDEQIISMSNIKGTNPYCEQTEWGWNIDPYGFKHFLIDFYHRYQMPILILENGLGHRDKLEDDGTINDDYRIKYLKEHIERMKEAVEEGVEIIGYLTWSAIDLYSTREGFEKRYGFVYVDKNDNLKRYPKKSFYWYKKVIATNGEDLSNN